The Anastrepha ludens isolate Willacy chromosome 2, idAnaLude1.1, whole genome shotgun sequence genome contains a region encoding:
- the LOC128858686 gene encoding 40S ribosomal protein S29 has protein sequence MGFANLWYSHPRKYGPGSRCCRSCSNRHGLIRKYGLNICRQCFREYANDIGFKKLD, from the exons ATGGGTTTCGCAAATCTTTGGTATTCTCATCCACGTAAATATGGCCCAGGCTCAAGATGCtg ccgatccTGCTCTAACCGTCATGGTTTGATTCGTAAATATGGGCTGAACATTTGCCGTCAGTGCTTTAGAGAGTATGCCAATGATATTGGCTTCAAGaag CTCGATTAA
- the LOC128854878 gene encoding uncharacterized protein LOC128854878, translating into MDASRQTYSEANSTGVSMYLSFDSSISSAAYKTLEATTNDLSMLFDADRDEETVENSQELNQNSTLEALDSHLKYLESVKDMDKFSQLSVVRKRVLQDYNVVSSTPTKEQLLRSVEIVRGSSAEKCLDLKYAFMGIDEKNKSNLASDKENVLPLNGVTVLSDEKPNVSAITTKEQITSVVEEKPINKNVSEDTTTNGVETKKVEDDGKNAVSIDNKAEGDKKVKGPIEKKAINKRISMVKKPSCEPNLLTNRPSRIATNSNKRLSVNNVGIKTDIDKEISSEIPKLLNRVLKFTEATIAADNNKTTAGLDKRKSILSNTKGRSSMLPTNVTAQAGKRPFAFTQRMSVLVKTTLNSPARKISRYSVVPPGQQNRKSVAPNVLLNPNRKSMLPIGIVQPSNGGPNAKIQTKPITESIKCVPANRKSIYPIDKPNIDSHKTTSASTLARFNTKPRPSVVGKNDTSFICNVCGSKFSIKSLLDAHKRSHEGDGLPAFVKKSTTSISNNAAALSQTNGVNKCKYCDKKFVLLRTLHIHLLQNCPKIPPNEKRKLKFHEMDHQEKAQLPAFFHTNSSNGKINSQAQTGSSPNAPSQRSHSDLSSISVSSLDSTNDKKALAEITMIANTATSAVDGLVPEMAAPSARMVKKTTAHAGVHRTPNKSIICHICKMSFKCIMDNVQHNMTVHFQNAENKKSESNA; encoded by the exons ATGGACGCTTCGAGACAAACATATAGCGAAGCAAATAGTACCGGCGTATCCATGTATTTGTCGTTCGATTCCAGTATTTCTAGTGCAGCTTATAAAACATTGGAAGCAACCACAAACGATCTCTCGATGTTATTTGACGCCGACCGCGATGAAGAAACTGTTGAAAATTCTCAAGAACTGAATCAAAACAGTACATTGGAAGCCTTGGATTCGCATTTGAAATACCTTGAATCAGTCAAGGATATGGACAAATTTTCGCAGCTGTCTGTTGTGCGAAAGAGAGTGTTGCAAGACTATAATGTTGTTAGCTCAACACCGACAAAAGAACAGCTACTACGTAGTGTAGAAATTGTTCGAGGATCGAGTGCAGAAAAGTGCTTGGATCTTAAGTATGCCTTCATGGGTATAGatgagaaaaataaaagcaatctAGCTTCGGATAAGGAGAATGTATTACCTCTGAATGGGGTAACTGTGTTATCTGACGAAAAGCCTAATGTATCAGCCATAACAACAAAGGAGCAAATAACCTCAGTGGTCGAGGAAAAacctataaataaaaatgttagtgAAGACACAACTACTAATGGcgttgaaacaaaaaaagtcgAGGATGATGGAAAAAACGCGGTTTCGATAGATAATAAAG CTGAGGGCGATAAAAAAGTCAAAGGTCCCATAgaaaaaaaag ctatAAACAAACGAATCTCTATGGTTAAGAAGCCTTCTTGTGAACCTAACCTTTTAACTAATCGTCCATCCAGAATTGccacaaattcaaataaaagatTATCCGTCAATAACGTAGGCATCAAAACGGATATTGATAAGGAAATCAGTTCAGAAATACCAAAATTGCTGAACAGAGTATTGAAGTTCACTGAAGCTACTATCGCCgctgataataataaaactactgcTGGGCTAGATAAACGTAAGTCAATTTTGTCCAATACGAAGGGACGTTCGTCAATGCTACCCACAAATGTAACTGCGCAAGCTGGAAAACGTCCTTTCGCGTTTACTCAACGTATGTCGGTTTTGGTAAAGACAACATTAAACAGTCCGGCTCGTAAAATTAGTCGTTATTCCGTCGTACCACCTGGGCAACAAAACCGGAAAAGTGTCGCACCAAATGTACTATTAAATCCCAATCGCAAAAGTATGCTTCCGATCGGAATAGTACAACCCTCAAATGGTGGCCCTAatgcaaaaattcaaaccaaacctATTACTGAGTCCATAAAATGTGTACCAGCAAATCGAAAGTCTATCTATCCCATTGACAAACCAAACATTGATTCGCATAAAACTACGAGCGCTTCAACATTAGCACGATTCAATACGAAACCCCGTCCAAGTGTTGTTGGTAAAAACGATACCTCGTTTATTTGCAATGTTTGTGGTAGCAAGTTTAGCATCAAGTCTCTATTAGATGCTCATAAACGCTCCCATGAAGGCGATGGATTGCCGGCATTTGTTAAGAAATCGACCACAAGCATTTCGAACAATGCTGCAGCACTTTCTCAAACAAATGgtgtaaataaatgcaaatattgcGATAAAAAATTCGTGCTACTACGCACTTTACACATCCATCTTTTGCAAAACTGCCCCAAAATACCACCAAACGAGAAACGCAAATTGAAATTCCATGAAATGGATCACCAAGAAAAAGCACAATTGCCTGCCTTTTTCCACACCAATTCCTCCAATGGGAAGATTAATTCACAAGCTCAAACGGGATCTTCACCAAATGCACCGTCACAGCGTTCACATTCAGATTTGAGTAGCATTTCTGTAAGTTCTCTAGATTCTACCAACGACAAAAAAG CCCTTGCTGAGATTACTATGATAGCAAACACGGCAACTTCCGCAGTTGATGGTTTAGTACCTGAAATGGCGGCACCTTCTGCAAGAATGGTCAAGAAAACTACTGCACATGCTGGAGTGCATCGTACGCCcaacaaatcaattatttgcCATATATGCAAGATGTCATTTAAATGTATAATGGATAACGTACAGCACAATATGACAGTACACTTCCAGAatgctgaaaataaaaaaagtgaaagtaaTGCCTAG
- the LOC128854879 gene encoding N-alpha-acetyltransferase 80 isoform X1, translating into MRFIKSEPYYEGLPPFNVSGSPFSVVPIHNYPELMKKTCELINSEWPRSETARMRSLEASCDTLPCSLVLTTDGMNRVIAHCKLSPIPSKKMACFIESVVVDKSCRGQGFGKLIMKFAEDYCRIVLDLKAIYLSTIDQDGFYERIGYEYCAPISMYGPRHCELPSLENAKKKYMKKVL; encoded by the exons ATGCGCTTCATTAAGTCGGAACCATATTATGAG GGTCTTCCACCATTTAATGTGTCGGGTAGTCCCTTCAGTGTCGTTCCGATACACAATTATCCCGAGCTAATGAAGAAGACATGCGAGCTGATTAACTCTGAATGGCCGCGAAGTGAGACAGCTCGCATGCGTTCGCTTGAAGCTTCCTGTGATACACTGCCCTGCAGCTTAGTTTTAACTACGGACGGGATGAATCGTGTTATTGCTCATTGTAAATTAAGTCCAATACCGTCCAAAAAGATGGCCTGCTTCATTGAGTCGGTAGTGGTGGACAAAAGTTGTCGTGGACAAGGTTTTGgtaaattaattatgaaatttgcGGAAGACTATTGTCGAATTGTGTTGGatttaaaagcaatttatttATCAACTATCGATCAAGATGGTTTCTATGAACGTATCGGTTATGAGTACTGTGCGCCCATTTCAATGTATGGGCCGCGTCATTGTGAGCTGCCCAGTTTAGAGAATGCCAAAAAGAAATACATGAAGAAAGTTTTATAG
- the LOC128854879 gene encoding N-alpha-acetyltransferase 80 isoform X2, which yields MGLPPFNVSGSPFSVVPIHNYPELMKKTCELINSEWPRSETARMRSLEASCDTLPCSLVLTTDGMNRVIAHCKLSPIPSKKMACFIESVVVDKSCRGQGFGKLIMKFAEDYCRIVLDLKAIYLSTIDQDGFYERIGYEYCAPISMYGPRHCELPSLENAKKKYMKKVL from the exons ATG GGTCTTCCACCATTTAATGTGTCGGGTAGTCCCTTCAGTGTCGTTCCGATACACAATTATCCCGAGCTAATGAAGAAGACATGCGAGCTGATTAACTCTGAATGGCCGCGAAGTGAGACAGCTCGCATGCGTTCGCTTGAAGCTTCCTGTGATACACTGCCCTGCAGCTTAGTTTTAACTACGGACGGGATGAATCGTGTTATTGCTCATTGTAAATTAAGTCCAATACCGTCCAAAAAGATGGCCTGCTTCATTGAGTCGGTAGTGGTGGACAAAAGTTGTCGTGGACAAGGTTTTGgtaaattaattatgaaatttgcGGAAGACTATTGTCGAATTGTGTTGGatttaaaagcaatttatttATCAACTATCGATCAAGATGGTTTCTATGAACGTATCGGTTATGAGTACTGTGCGCCCATTTCAATGTATGGGCCGCGTCATTGTGAGCTGCCCAGTTTAGAGAATGCCAAAAAGAAATACATGAAGAAAGTTTTATAG